The Clostridium chauvoei genome has a window encoding:
- a CDS encoding ABC-F family ATP-binding cassette domain-containing protein produces MSILTVKNMNHGFGDRAIFEEVSFRLLKGEHVGLIGANGEGKSTFMNIITGKLMPDEGKIEWSNRVRVGYMDQHAELTKGMTIRDTLKGAFKYLFDLEAEMNDIYGRMGEMDEDEMNKSLEKTAVIQDMLDNNGFYLIDAKVEEIAGGLGLKDIGLDRDVTDLSGGQRTKVLLGKLLLENPDILLLDEPTNYLDEQHIEWLKRFLQNYENAFILISHDIPFLNSVINLIYHVENRKLTRYVGDYENFQRIYEANKKQLEAAYERQQQEIAGLKDFIARNKARVATTGMAKSRQKKLDKMDIIELQAEKPKPEFRFKQGRTSGKLIFETRDLVIGYDEPLTKPLNISMERGQKVALVGANGLGKSTLLKSLMGLIKPISGEVELGDYQMLGYFEQEIKEANYKTCIEEVWEQFPSFTQYEVRAALAKCGLTTKHIESKVCVLSGGEQAKVRLCKLINSETNILILDEPTNHLDVDAKDELKRALQEYKGTILLVCHEPEFYRDVVTDIWNCEEWTLKIT; encoded by the coding sequence ATGAGCATTTTAACCGTTAAAAATATGAATCATGGTTTTGGCGACAGAGCAATATTTGAAGAAGTATCCTTTAGATTATTAAAGGGGGAGCATGTTGGTTTAATAGGAGCTAATGGTGAAGGTAAATCAACATTTATGAATATAATAACTGGAAAGTTAATGCCTGATGAAGGAAAGATTGAGTGGAGCAACAGAGTTAGAGTTGGTTATATGGATCAACATGCAGAGCTAACTAAAGGTATGACAATAAGAGATACTTTAAAGGGAGCATTTAAATACTTATTTGACTTAGAAGCTGAAATGAATGATATCTATGGAAGAATGGGAGAAATGGACGAGGATGAAATGAACAAGTCTTTAGAAAAGACTGCAGTTATCCAAGACATGTTAGATAACAATGGATTCTATCTTATAGATGCAAAAGTTGAAGAAATTGCAGGAGGTCTAGGACTTAAAGATATAGGATTAGATAGAGATGTTACAGATTTAAGTGGTGGACAAAGAACTAAGGTATTACTTGGAAAGCTTTTACTTGAAAATCCAGATATCTTACTTTTAGATGAGCCTACAAACTATTTAGATGAGCAACATATAGAATGGCTTAAGAGATTCCTTCAAAATTACGAAAATGCATTTATTTTAATATCACATGATATTCCATTCTTAAATTCTGTTATAAATTTAATCTATCATGTGGAAAATAGAAAGCTTACTAGATATGTTGGAGATTATGAAAACTTCCAAAGAATTTACGAAGCTAATAAGAAACAACTAGAAGCAGCTTATGAAAGACAGCAACAAGAAATAGCTGGACTTAAAGATTTTATAGCTAGAAATAAAGCTAGAGTTGCAACTACAGGTATGGCTAAGTCAAGACAAAAGAAGCTTGATAAAATGGATATAATAGAACTTCAAGCAGAAAAACCAAAGCCAGAATTTAGATTTAAACAAGGAAGAACTTCAGGAAAATTAATATTTGAAACAAGAGATTTAGTAATAGGTTATGATGAACCATTAACTAAACCACTTAACATATCAATGGAAAGAGGACAAAAAGTAGCTTTAGTTGGTGCTAATGGACTAGGTAAATCAACTTTACTTAAAAGCTTAATGGGATTAATAAAACCAATAAGTGGAGAAGTAGAACTTGGAGATTACCAAATGCTAGGGTACTTTGAACAAGAAATAAAAGAAGCAAACTACAAGACATGTATAGAAGAAGTTTGGGAACAATTTCCTTCATTTACACAATACGAAGTAAGAGCAGCATTAGCTAAATGCGGACTTACAACAAAACATATAGAAAGTAAAGTTTGTGTATTAAGTGGTGGAGAACAAGCAAAGGTTAGATTATGTAAGCTTATAAATAGTGAAACAAATATACTTATCCTAGATGAGCCTACAAACCACTTAGATGTAGATGCAAAAGATGAATTAAAGAGAGCATTACAAGAATATAAAGGAACTATATTACTTGTATGCCATGAACCAGAGTTTTATAGAGATGTGGTAACAGATATATGGAATTGTGAGGAGTGGACACTTAAGATAACTTAA
- a CDS encoding DUF3867 domain-containing protein, producing MDRVIDFNELKNRVNDKDIDKFESYIYSLYYDMSAGKLTMSDFTKEMMSYMEKNNISQDKFLKMQTKLMERYGFDASSLEEQVKALGLDKITGTSTDVEKIRKTMSFQEKYKEKIQMKAVSTYTISNEKNSLDIILEEENVILKGFNKIDLADLELNEFLCSYKKVLDNKQLKISICENVKEYEY from the coding sequence ATGGATAGAGTAATTGATTTTAATGAATTAAAGAACAGAGTTAATGATAAAGATATAGATAAATTTGAGTCATATATTTATTCACTATATTATGATATGTCAGCAGGTAAATTAACAATGTCCGATTTTACCAAAGAAATGATGTCATATATGGAGAAAAATAATATATCACAAGATAAGTTTTTAAAAATGCAAACTAAACTTATGGAGAGATACGGTTTTGATGCTTCAAGTTTAGAAGAGCAAGTTAAGGCTTTAGGCTTAGATAAAATAACAGGTACTTCAACTGATGTAGAAAAAATTAGAAAGACTATGAGCTTTCAAGAAAAATATAAAGAAAAAATTCAAATGAAAGCTGTAAGTACGTATACAATTAGCAATGAAAAAAATAGTCTAGATATTATTCTAGAAGAAGAAAATGTAATACTTAAAGGCTTCAATAAAATAGATTTAGCTGACTTAGAGCTAAATGAATTCTTATGTTCATATAAAAAGGTACTAGATAATAAGCAATTGAAGATATCTATATGTGAAAATGTAAAAGAATATGAATATTAG